The Salvelinus sp. IW2-2015 linkage group LG8, ASM291031v2, whole genome shotgun sequence genome window below encodes:
- the LOC111968173 gene encoding charged multivesicular body protein 6, which translates to MGNIFARKRRTRVTEQDRAVLQLKQQRDKLKLYQKRINLQLEKERNLAKQLLKDGKKEKALLLLKKKRYQDQLLDKTENQISNLERMCQDIEFAQIEMKVVEGLKVGNDCLKSLHEAMSIEDVERIMDETQEGIEYQREIDEMLAGSLTQEDEDAVLAELEAITQGELGLPEVPDESLPDVPEAADEEPEPGQERERPRKKQERGMMAV; encoded by the exons ATGGGAAACATTTTCGCCAGAAAGAGACGCACGCGAGTCACAGAGCAGGACAGGGCAGTTTTG CAATTGAAACAGCAGAGAGATAAGTTAAAGCTGTATCAGAAGAGAATCAACCTgcagctggagaaggagaggaatctAGCCAAGCAGCTGCTGAAAGATGGCAAGAAAGA GAAGGCCCTCCTCTTGCTCAAGAAGAAGAGATACCAAGACCAGCTCCTGGACAAGACAGAAAACCAGATAAGCAACCTGGAGCGAATG TGTCAAGACATTGAGTTTGCCCAGATTGAGATGAAGGTCGTTGAAGGCCTTAAAGTTGGAAACGACTGCCTGAAGTCATTGCATGAG GCGATGTCCATCGAGGATGTGGAGAGAATTATGGATGAGACCCAAGAAGGCATTGAATACCAGAGG GAAATAGATGAGATGCTGGCAGGTTCCCTGACACAGGAGGATGAAGATGCTGTACTGGCTGAACTGGAGGCCATCACTCAG GGAGAGCTTGGCCTACCCGAGGTACCTGACGAATCCCTGCCAGACGTCCCAGAGGCAGCTGATGAAGAACCAGAGCCAGGTCAAG AGAGGGAGAGGCCAAGGAAGAAGCAGGAAAGAGGGATGATGGCTGTCTAG